Below is a window of Geovibrio ferrireducens DNA.
ATATTCAACGTGGCACTGGCCGCACTGAAGAGTAGCATCGTATTTTTCAAGGATAGCTATTTTTCTTGTGTAGCCTCTCATACCCATATCGATAACTTCGAATTTGGTTCTGTTGGGGTCTTTATGCCACAGAGTGTCCGCTTCGGGTCTTGTAAGAGCCTGAATAAGAGCATCTCTCACGATTCTGGGTTTAGCAGCGTGAGGATCGTGGCATGTGTAGCAGTTAAGACCGTGCTGAATTTTCTTAGTCTGGATCATTTCAACAGGTTTGCTTTTTCTGGAGAAGGGCGCGCCTACAGTAGGGTCGCCGAGGTAAGCCCAGTCAAGTATGTGGTCCTGAGTTTTACACTGGAAGCAAACGGGGTTAACCGCTGTGGCGGTCTGTCTCATGAACACTTTCTGGTCGCTTGTGGAAGGATCAGCGTCAACAATTGTGTCCCAGATTTTGCCGGGTTTCTCGTTAACATACATCCATCCGTTTTTGGGCTGGAATCTGCCGCCTGCTGCCCTGTCAACTATTACCTGATCAAGGAGCATGTAGCCGTGGCTTCTTGTAAGAGCATGTTCCTTTGTGAAGCCGTGGCCAGCCATAAGCTTATCCCAGAAGGGGTTGGGCGCTCTGTTAGTGAGCTGTGATTTTTCATCTCTTGCGGGTCTGTGTTTGTTTACTTTAAGGAAACTTCCGTGCTGTTCCTTGTGGCATGCTCCGCAGGCATCCCATGAAGTAAATACTTCGGGGCGTTTGGAAGAATCTTTCAGGTGCTCGTCAAGACCGCCATGGCAGCTTATACAGTTAACACCTTTGTGTTTTCCTGACTGGTGAAGTCCCTGAACCACGTCATGGCACTCATAACAGGTTTTGGGATCAACTTTCTTAACAGCAGCTTTCTGAGCCGCTTCCGCGGACTGAGCTGAAACGAGAAGCATGAGTCCTGCGAGAACGCTGAAAATAAAAGCGCACTTTTTAAACATGTAAACCTCCTGAAGAATTAACAAATGTTTATGCGTTGTCCAACTATACCTGCAAATTCGTAAATGAGGCGTTAAGGTTCTGAAAGGGATGTAAAGAATGTGAAGAGATGTATGGAACCGGGCAGCAGTTCGGCTAAACTGCTCCCGCCGATTTCCCCGCGAGTGCGCCTGTGCTCCAGCACATCTGGAGGTTATAGCCGCCTGTGGGGGCATCAAGGTTGAGCACTTCCCCCGCGAAAAAAAGGTTTTCGATCACTTTTGATTT
It encodes the following:
- a CDS encoding ammonia-forming cytochrome c nitrite reductase subunit c552 codes for the protein MFKKCAFIFSVLAGLMLLVSAQSAEAAQKAAVKKVDPKTCYECHDVVQGLHQSGKHKGVNCISCHGGLDEHLKDSSKRPEVFTSWDACGACHKEQHGSFLKVNKHRPARDEKSQLTNRAPNPFWDKLMAGHGFTKEHALTRSHGYMLLDQVIVDRAAGGRFQPKNGWMYVNEKPGKIWDTIVDADPSTSDQKVFMRQTATAVNPVCFQCKTQDHILDWAYLGDPTVGAPFSRKSKPVEMIQTKKIQHGLNCYTCHDPHAAKPRIVRDALIQALTRPEADTLWHKDPNRTKFEVIDMGMRGYTRKIAILEKYDATLQCGQCHVEYNCNPGTDPKTGQAVGFDDPRTNHFPFKDALQLYDHYVNQISFIDFKHALTGGGLWKGQHPEAETHYNSKHAKAGVSCDGCHTPKMVDKKTGKKYTSHFAVTPREHIKESCLSGGCHTGWTEKDAIYSIDSVKAYTKGKMRKAEVALSNLIDKILEGKDKGLSEEVIKKAQDQHLKAHILWEYWTAENSDGFHNPEMARESLTKSIDESMAGIKVINDAIAEMKKAQAAAK